The window TGCGATCGGAACAGATATTGCCTTTGATGAATATTACGGAATTCGAGGATTTGCTCGACCGGCTTGGGGAGGATATGTCCATCTGGCCCGTGCCGCTGCAGCAGGCGGCCGCCGTTTTGCTGCGCTCCTCCGACGAAGCCCGCAGGCTCCTGGAAGAAACCAGACTGATGAGACGGGCCCTCGCCGGCGCCCCCATCCGGGCACCGGCCGGGCTTGCCGACAGGATCATGCTGGGTGTCCGTCAGCCGGCACCTGAGCCCGCCGCCGCTCCCTCGCGACCTTTATCCGGCGGGAATGGCGCGCGTGTATCCCTGAAGTCGCCACGCCCGCTGACTTTGGCCTTCACGGCGTGCTTTCTGGCCGGAATATTCGTCGGGATTTTCCCATCCTTATTGCCCGATGAACCCGCCCGCATCGATTTCCCCAGCTTTCTGGCCCACGTGATGGATATCTCGCGCGCGACCGACTAGTGATCGCTGCAGATACTGGAACGATTGCCATGCGGTTTCCGCAAATTACCCTGTCTTCCCTTGCGCTTGTGGTCTCGGTTGGCGTCAATCTGTTTGTCGCAGGCTGGCTCGTGGGCGATCGCGCGGGATATCGCGGGCCGCCGCCACCACCACCACCGGGTTCGATGCAGCCATTTCTTGCATCTCTGGAAGGCACGCTAAGCCCAGGCGGAGCCAGGGTCATGGATACCATGGTTCGGGGCCTTCAGGGTCGCGGCCCGCTTTTTCGCAGGTTCGAGGACCTCGGCGAGCGCATGCAGAAGGCCCTTGTTGGCGAGCGGTTCGATCGGGCCGCCTTTCTGGCTGCGGCTCAGGAACTGAACGCAGAGCAGTCGGCAGACCGCATGGCCGTGGCCGAGGAAATTGCCAATGCGATGGAGAAATTATCCCCCGAGGATCGCAAGCGCCTTGCCGAGATGAGGCCAGATCACGGTTTTGGCGGCGGCATTTCTCGCTATTTGCCGGGGGCCAATTTTCCGGGACCCCGACGTTAGGGCTCGATCCTGGCACCAGATCAGACCTGTTGAAAATCATCTTGTCTGACGTGCAGGCAGGATAACCCAGCCTGTTCGCAAGGCGACTGCACCATCCAGAGATCCGCACCGGGTAATTTTTGCCGGCATACGCCGTGTGGTCTCCAGCCGCGGCGTCGAGATGACAAACAGAATGAAATCCCTTGAATAAAGCGCGATGCGCGCCAGTGCGCGCCAGCTTGGCAGTCCGCTCACGCAGAAATTCTGCCTGAAATCGTCGCGCCGCCCGTTTCAATACAGAGCGGAAATCAACGTCACCAAAAACTGCCGCAACAATTCCAGAGCGCGTTCGCGCCCCGGAAGCGGCTGGAGCATGCCATGAGTGTTAGCGCAACGACTGCAACAACCGCGGCCACGACCGCAGCTACCACAGCGAGTTCGACTTCGACAGCCGCGTCGTCGCTGACATCGAGCGATTTCCTGACGCTGCTCGTCAGCGAACTGCAGAATCAAAATCCGCTCGATCCCACCAGCACGACGGACTTCGTCAACCAGCTGGCGTCGTATGCAAACTTCGATTCACAGACCACGCTCAACTCCAACATGAGCGCGCTCACGACTTCGTTCAACAGCCTCATGACGCTGAACTCTGCCAACTACATCGGCCACACGATCGAAGCCACCGGCGATACCGGAACTCTGCAAAACGGCGAGATTGAATTCGGATATTCGCTGACTTCGGCTGCGAAGAACGTCACGCTCACCGTCAGCGATTCATCGGGCAATGCGGTGTGGACCGGCAGCGGAACGACGACCTCCGGTGACAACAGCTTTACGTGGGACGGAACCAAGACGGACGGAACGCAGCTCAGCGATGGCGGTCAGTACACGCTCAGCGTGACGGCCACCGACGCCAGCGGAGCCTCCGTCTACGATTCCACCACGGTTTCCGGCACCGTCACCAGCGTCGATTTTTCGAGCAGCACGCTGAAGCTCTTGATCGGAAATACTTCCGTCTCTTCCGCCGACGTTATCGGCGTCACATCCTGAATCGTTAGGGAGTTTAACTATGAGTCTTTCAGGAGCGCTTTCATCCGCGATTTCGGCACTGAGCGCGCAAAGCCAGGCGCTGGCGGTCATCAGTGACAACATCGCAAACTCGCAGACGACAGGTTACAAGACGAACTCGGCACTGTTCGAGTCTCTGGTCACGAGTTCGTCGAGCGCCTCTTCCTATTCATCGGGAGGGGTCACGAGCAGCGCGCGATCGAACATTTCCGCGCAAGGGCTGCTGACGACGACGACCAATGCAACCGACATCGCCATCCAGGGCAACGGATTTTTCCCGGTGACGACGTCGCTCACGGGTGGTTCCACGCTCTATACGCGAAATGGCACCTTCTCGATCGATAGCAGCGGCTATCTCGTCAATGATGGCTCCTATCTGCTCGGCTGGCGCACGGATGCCTCGGGTGCAGTTGTCGGAAGCTCCAGCAGCGATACCCTTGTGCCGATCGACACCAGCATCGCGGCGACGAGCGGAAGCGCCACCACCACGACGACGGTCGC is drawn from Nitrobacteraceae bacterium AZCC 2146 and contains these coding sequences:
- a CDS encoding flagellar basal-body rod modification protein FlgD (product_source=KO:K02389; cog=COG1843; ko=KO:K02389; pfam=PF03963,PF13860,PF13861; smart=SM00089; superfamily=49265), yielding MSVSATTATTAATTAATTASSTSTAASSLTSSDFLTLLVSELQNQNPLDPTSTTDFVNQLASYANFDSQTTLNSNMSALTTSFNSLMTLNSANYIGHTIEATGDTGTLQNGEIEFGYSLTSAAKNVTLTVSDSSGNAVWTGSGTTTSGDNSFTWDGTKTDGTQLSDGGQYTLSVTATDASGASVYDSTTVSGTVTSVDFSSSTLKLLIGNTSVSSADVIGVTS
- a CDS encoding putative membrane protein (product_source=COG5612; cog=COG5612; pfam=PF13801; superfamily=53474; transmembrane_helix_parts=Inside_1_6,TMhelix_7_29,Outside_30_167) is translated as MRFPQITLSSLALVVSVGVNLFVAGWLVGDRAGYRGPPPPPPPGSMQPFLASLEGTLSPGGARVMDTMVRGLQGRGPLFRRFEDLGERMQKALVGERFDRAAFLAAAQELNAEQSADRMAVAEEIANAMEKLSPEDRKRLAEMRPDHGFGGGISRYLPGANFPGPRR
- a CDS encoding hypothetical protein (product_source=Hypo-rule applied; transmembrane_helix_parts=Inside_1_101,TMhelix_102_124,Outside_125_147) yields the protein MNITEFEDLLDRLGEDMSIWPVPLQQAAAVLLRSSDEARRLLEETRLMRRALAGAPIRAPAGLADRIMLGVRQPAPEPAAAPSRPLSGGNGARVSLKSPRPLTLAFTACFLAGIFVGIFPSLLPDEPARIDFPSFLAHVMDISRATD